From a single bacterium genomic region:
- the lspA gene encoding signal peptidase II encodes MVAAMAVFVADRLTKSLVAAEIPYGTEVAVLGHLVGITNLRNSGAAFGLAPAGSGFFLVASVVVAAGLVVYVVRNPGNTWTEAVLGLIMGGTLGNGFDRVVFGTVTDFVNFHFWPVFNVADSAISIGVVALAAGYLLRKPAA; translated from the coding sequence GCTGACCAAGAGCCTGGTCGCGGCGGAGATCCCGTACGGGACCGAGGTCGCGGTGCTCGGACACCTGGTCGGGATCACGAACCTGCGCAACTCGGGCGCGGCCTTCGGCTTGGCGCCGGCCGGCTCCGGCTTCTTTCTGGTGGCCTCGGTGGTCGTGGCCGCCGGCCTGGTGGTCTACGTCGTCCGCAACCCAGGCAACACGTGGACCGAGGCGGTGCTCGGGCTGATCATGGGCGGCACCCTCGGGAACGGCTTCGACCGCGTCGTCTTCGGGACGGTGACCGACTTCGTCAACTTTCACTTCTGGCCGGTGTTCAACGTCGCGGACTCGGCGATCAGCATCGGTGTCGTGGCTCTGGCCGCCGGGTATTTGCTACGCAAGCCCGCCGCCTGA
- a CDS encoding RluA family pseudouridine synthase encodes MIAAAAASRLDRFLAEHAGDLSRSAAARLIKAAAVRVNGRPARASDRIAPGDVIEYEPAAAEVLAASPEAIPLEVVYEDSDLVVINKRAGMVVHPAPGHHSGTLVHALLGMGGSWSAAGGEVRPGIVHRLDKGTSGLIVAARNDVSHRALASQLSDRTLSRSYLAIVRGRLKADAGELEGPIGRHPKERKRMAVVKGGRFARTRYEVVERRRGHTLVRCDLETGRTHQIRVHLAALGHPVAGDADYGGREPGAPDRPMLHAWRLRLRHPRTGAEMSFEAAPPADFESFWSSRP; translated from the coding sequence CTGATCGCGGCGGCGGCGGCATCCCGCCTGGATCGATTCCTCGCCGAGCACGCCGGCGACCTCAGCCGCTCGGCGGCGGCGCGACTGATCAAGGCGGCGGCCGTCCGGGTGAACGGCAGGCCGGCGCGGGCGTCCGACCGCATCGCTCCGGGCGATGTGATCGAGTACGAGCCGGCTGCGGCCGAGGTGTTGGCGGCCTCGCCGGAGGCGATCCCGCTGGAGGTCGTCTACGAGGACAGCGACCTCGTGGTCATCAACAAGCGGGCAGGCATGGTCGTCCACCCCGCCCCGGGACACCACTCCGGCACGCTCGTCCACGCGCTGCTCGGCATGGGCGGGAGCTGGTCGGCGGCCGGCGGCGAGGTGCGGCCGGGAATCGTCCACCGGCTCGACAAGGGGACCTCCGGGCTGATCGTCGCCGCCCGCAACGATGTGAGCCACCGCGCGCTCGCGTCGCAGTTGAGCGACCGCACCTTGAGCCGCTCCTACCTGGCGATCGTGCGCGGCCGTCTCAAGGCCGACGCGGGCGAGCTCGAGGGGCCGATCGGCCGGCACCCGAAGGAGCGCAAGCGCATGGCCGTGGTCAAAGGCGGGCGCTTTGCCCGCACCCGCTACGAGGTGGTCGAGCGCCGGCGCGGACATACTCTTGTGCGCTGTGACCTCGAAACCGGCCGGACCCATCAGATCCGCGTGCACCTGGCGGCGCTCGGTCACCCGGTGGCGGGCGATGCCGACTACGGTGGACGCGAGCCTGGCGCCCCCGACCGGCCGATGCTCCATGCGTGGCGGCTGCGCCTGCGCCATCCAAGAACGGGCGCCGAGATGAGCTTCGAGGCCGCGCCGCCAGCCGATTTCGAAAGCTTCTGGTCATCGCGGCCGTGA